TATTGCATATTTGGGATTCCAACTCATATAAAAATAATAACTACTTATAAGTAACCAAATCCACCTAAATTTATGTGGTATTATATAATATAATATTATAACAATAGGAAAAAAAAACAGAAAATGAATTGAATTAAATAGCAAAACTTCATTCTCCTTTCTAAAACTACTTTATATCTATCCAATTATATTATTATATACCTAAATTAAATATAAATTGTTAATAAATAGTAAATTGTAAATTCACCTTTCAAACATAAATAAATTACATTCATTTGTGTTTATATAAAAAAAACCATACCGAAGTACGGCTTATTATTTTTTATGATAACATTTTCAAATATAAATTTACATCTGTCTTGTATGTATAATTTAATAATGAGCACATCTATTTCCACCTACATTTTTAACATTGTACATAGCTTTATCTGCTTTTGATATAAGTTCATCAATATTCTCACCATCTCTTGGATAAAAGCTAGTTCCTATACTCAAAGATATATTTATATCTATATCCTCAATATTAACTTTATTAATTGCATTTGCAATTCTTAAAGATATTATCTCATAATTATTATAATCCTTTATATCAGGTAACAATATTAAAAACTCATATAATTCTCAATGCATTCATTGTTCTGGCTTATACAAAGGTTTATAAATTTTCTCATCTTCTCAGCAGGAAATATTAAATTTGCTTGTCCTGTTATCTTTTCTTCAAAGGTAATAGATGATATCATTAGTGTTCCTTTAAGAGTTTTATAAAATCCTTTTTCTACATTATTACATACAAAATTTCCGCATAATTTCAATTTGTGTATATTTCTTAGCATTAATTCTCATTTATGTATTCAAATATTAAAATTTCTCCAATAAAACCACATTTTCCACATGGTATGTGTTGGAAAACATGTCTACGGGTTGTACTCTTATGGTTTTATAACCTAACTTTTCTAAAACGCCTAAATCTCTGGCCAAAGTTGCAGGATCACAGGATACATAAACTATTTTTTCTGGTGACATATTTGCCATAGCTTCTAGAAGAGATTTTTCACAACCTTTTCTTGGAGGATCTACTACAACTACATCTGCTTTTATTCCCTTTTCTATTAATTCAGGTATTACTTGTTCAGATTCGCCTACTATAAAATCCACATTATCCACATTATTTTCCTTAGCATTTAATTTTGCACTTTCTATGGCTTCAGCTACTATTTCCACTCCATATACTTTTTTAGCCTTTTGAGATAAAAATAAAGATATAGTACCTGTTCCACAGTAAGCATCAAATACAACTTCATTACCTTTTAAGTCTGCATATTCTAATGCTTTATTATAAAGTACTTCTGTTTGTATTGGATTTACTTGAAAAAAAGATAATGGTGTTATTGCAAATTTAAAATTTGCTATGTAATCTATTATTTTATCCTTTCCCCAAAGCACAATAGATTCTTTCCCTAATACTACATTTGTCTTTTGGGAGTTTATGTTTTGAATAATACTTACAACTCCTTGTAAATTCTCAATAAGTTTATTTATTAGCTCTTCCTTATGAGGTAAATTTTTATCTTTAGTTACCAATACCACCATAACTTCACCGGTTTTAAAAGCTGTTCGCACCATTATATGTCTTAGATTTCCTTTATGTTCTTTTTCATTATATATAGGTACATTAAATTTTTCTATCCACTCTCTTAATATTTTTATAATATCATCTGCTTTTTCATCTTGTATAAGACAGGTTTTTAAATCTATTATATTATGACTTCTTGGAGCATAAAATCCTATACTAACTTTTTCATTTTCTTTCCCAATGGGAAGTTGAACTTTATTTCTATATCTATATGGATTTTTCATACCTAATACTGCTTCTACCTCTACGTCTATACCGCCCAATCTTAAAAGAGCATCTTTTACCTTTTGTCTTTTAAAATTCAATTGTTCTTTATAACTCATATGTTGTAATTGGCACCCACCACATCTTGTATAAATATCACAAATTGGCTTCACTCTTTCTTCAGAAGCTATAATTATATTTAATAATTTTCCTACTGCATAATTTTTATTTACTTTTATTATATTTACTTCTACTTCCTCACCTAAAATAGCACCGGGTATAAAGATAGTAAAATTATCTATCTTTCCTATGCCTTCACCTTTTGTTCCCATACCTGTTATGGATACTCTGTATATATTATTCTTCTTTACTGGTATATCTTTTTTCATTTAATCACCTTTATAATTTATTTTTAAATCCTTATTAATTTTATCATATTTATAGATATTTCATAAATAAAAAAATTGCACCCTTTACAGGTGCATAATAAGAATCAGTTGTCCAATTTAAAATATACTAGACTATTATATTATTATAACTCTAATTTTAAAATATTATTCATTAAAATTTTATTATATCCTCTACTTTTGCTTTAGGATTCAAGTTAACATCTTTTAATGCCCACTTTTTAAATTCTTGATATCCTGTTCTATCTACTATATAACCTATATGTTCTTTTCCTCCTGGAGCATTTCTATCTATATATTCATTAATATAATCATAGGTATTAAGTATTATTTTTATTATACTCTCTTCATCTATCCAAGTTATAAAATCAGCAGCTAATCTAGGATTTTTTTTGCCTGTCCTTCCCATAATAACCAATTTAAAATATTTGTCTTCACTTCTGGACCAAGCAGAGGTCGGACATTTATTTATGCATTCTCCACATCCTATACACTTGCTATGATCTCTTACTACTTTATAATTTTCAAAGCTTAATGCTCCTGTAGATTTTTTCTTGCAAGTATCCACACAGGCCTTACAGCCTATACATCTATAAGAATCATATTGTGGTTCTGTCATACCTATAATCCCAAAATCTTGCATTCTCGCCTTTATACAGTCATTAGCACACCCTGTTAAGGCTATTTTTACATGGTAATCATTTGGAAATATAGCCTTTTCTATTTTCTTTGCAAATTTTGTAGTATTGTAATTTGCAAAAGGACAAACATTATTTCCTATACATGCAGATACATTTCTAGTACCTGATGCTGAGTATCCATTATTTGTACTTTCTTGATTGATTTCTAGTCCTTCTATAATAGGTTGAAGTGCTTTATTAACTTCTGGAATGTATTTCATTGGTATACCAGGTATTTCAAAACCCTGTCTTATAGTTATATGCAATGTTCCATTGCCATAAGTTTGTGCAATATTTTGAAGTATATTTAAATACTTAGCATCTAAATATCCTCCTGGTACCCTTACCCTAACTGCCGTTTTACCTCTCTCTTTTGTAACCCTAAATGCATTTTTCTTCAAAGCCTTAGTATTTATATCCATTCCCTTATCACCCCTAATCTATAAGTCTCTTGGCTTGAGTATAATTAAACACTGGTCCATCTAAGCATATATAAGTATCATCTATTTTACAATGACCACATTTTCCTACTCCACAACACATTTTTCTCTCATAGGATACCCATATATTTTCTTCTCGTATTCCTTTTTTCAAAAATTCTTGTACCGTAAATTTCATCATAATAGGAGGTCCCACTATTATTACATTCGCTTCTTCTATGTTTTTTATATCTACCTTGTCTACATATTTTGTTATAAGCCCAACATTTCCTTTATAATCTTCCTTAGCATTATCAACTGTTAATATAACTTCTATATTTTTCCTCCAACTTTCTATATCTTCTTTAAATAATATATCTTCAGGTGACTTAAATCCGCAAAGTACATTTAAACTTTTCACATTATTAATATTATTTGTAAAATATTCTATTACACCCTTTACTGGAGCAAGTCCTGTTCCACCTGCTGCTATAATAAGTTCTTTTCCCTTATATACGTCTACATCAAATCCATTACCATAAGGTCCTCTCATAAAAAAGTGTTCTCCAGGAAAAAATGTGTGTACTACATCTGTTACTTTTCCCACTTTTCTTATGGTTAAATCTATATAATTTTTTCCTATACCACAGACAGATATAGGTGCTTCTCCATATTTAGGAATTGATACTTCAAAGAATTGGCCTGGTTTTACTTCTCCTTTGTACTCCATTCTAAAAGTATAATCTATATCTGTATGAGGAATTATTTCTAATATTGTTGATTTAAAAGGTAAATATATATTGTTTTCCAATTTAATTCTCCTCTCCAATTTCAGCATTTAACTTATTAACACAATTTGAAAATGAAATATATTCTGGACATGCATCATCACATCTTCCACATCCAACACACATATGATATCCAAATCTTTTATTGAAATCATGTATCTTATGCATTACCTTAAATCTCATTCTATCCCCTTTATTTTTTCTAAATTCATGTCCTCCAGCCATAGTTGTAAATCCATCTATCTGACAAGATGACCATACTCTTCTTCTTTCGCCAACATTTTTATTATCCTTATAAAATATATCCTGCATAGTAAAACAGGCACAAGTTCCGCAAACTGTATTACATCTTCCACAGGCTATACATCTTGATGAATATTCTTTCCAAAAGTCCGATTGGAATATACTATTATCCAATATCTTAGGAATTTTTACTTCTAATTGATTTTCTTCTATAAATTTAGGTTCTACTTTTTCATCTTTAAAATCTTTAAACATATTTAAAAAATCTTCATCTTTACACTTTACTAAAACTTTATCTTGTTGTCTTTTTACAAATAGTGAATAATCCTCTGTTTTATTTGTTCCCATGCTTGTACAAAAACAATTTTCAAAACTTTTTTCACATTCTATCAATACAAATTTAACTTTTTCTCTAAGTCTTTTATAATATATATCTTCATATCCATTTTTTAAATAAATTTCATCTAATCTTTTTACAGCATGTATATCGCAACTTCTTAAGAATATAAGAATATTTTTTTTATCTATTTTAGGTTCCAACACCTCATCTTCAGTAAAATAAAATAGTGTTTGTGTTATAGGTAATATGGTCTCTTTAGGAGAGAATAATGATTTTTTATTAAATTCTATCTCATCTATAGTTTTTACTTCTCCATATCTAACCATATCTGTATCTGAAAATGTGCCTTTACCTTTTAAAAGTTTTGGTGCATATATTTTATAATTTTCTGATATCTTGTCTAAGATATAATTAAAATCCTTTAATTCCATTTTAAATCCCAATTTTTTTCCTCCTCTTTACCTTTGTTTTTTAGATATATACCAGTACGTCCATCCTATAAATAAAGCTCCTCCTATAAAATTTCCTAAAGTTACCCATAATAAATTATTCATCAATCCTAAAAGTGTAATTTCTACTCCATGAGGTATAATATAAGCTACAGAAAACAATGTCATATTAGCTATACTATGTTCAAAACCTGTTGT
This window of the Clostridium cochlearium genome carries:
- a CDS encoding diguanylate cyclase domain-containing protein, translating into MLPDIKDYNNYEIISLRIANAINKVNIEDIDINISLSIGTSFYPRDGENIDELISKADKAMYNVKNVGGNRCAHY
- the rlmD gene encoding 23S rRNA (uracil(1939)-C(5))-methyltransferase RlmD — encoded protein: MKKDIPVKKNNIYRVSITGMGTKGEGIGKIDNFTIFIPGAILGEEVEVNIIKVNKNYAVGKLLNIIIASEERVKPICDIYTRCGGCQLQHMSYKEQLNFKRQKVKDALLRLGGIDVEVEAVLGMKNPYRYRNKVQLPIGKENEKVSIGFYAPRSHNIIDLKTCLIQDEKADDIIKILREWIEKFNVPIYNEKEHKGNLRHIMVRTAFKTGEVMVVLVTKDKNLPHKEELINKLIENLQGVVSIIQNINSQKTNVVLGKESIVLWGKDKIIDYIANFKFAITPLSFFQVNPIQTEVLYNKALEYADLKGNEVVFDAYCGTGTISLFLSQKAKKVYGVEIVAEAIESAKLNAKENNVDNVDFIVGESEQVIPELIEKGIKADVVVVDPPRKGCEKSLLEAMANMSPEKIVYVSCDPATLARDLGVLEKLGYKTIRVQPVDMFSNTYHVENVVLLEKF
- the asrC gene encoding sulfite reductase subunit C; the protein is MDINTKALKKNAFRVTKERGKTAVRVRVPGGYLDAKYLNILQNIAQTYGNGTLHITIRQGFEIPGIPMKYIPEVNKALQPIIEGLEINQESTNNGYSASGTRNVSACIGNNVCPFANYNTTKFAKKIEKAIFPNDYHVKIALTGCANDCIKARMQDFGIIGMTEPQYDSYRCIGCKACVDTCKKKSTGALSFENYKVVRDHSKCIGCGECINKCPTSAWSRSEDKYFKLVIMGRTGKKNPRLAADFITWIDEESIIKIILNTYDYINEYIDRNAPGGKEHIGYIVDRTGYQEFKKWALKDVNLNPKAKVEDIIKF
- the asrB gene encoding anaerobic sulfite reductase subunit AsrB produces the protein MLKLERRIKLENNIYLPFKSTILEIIPHTDIDYTFRMEYKGEVKPGQFFEVSIPKYGEAPISVCGIGKNYIDLTIRKVGKVTDVVHTFFPGEHFFMRGPYGNGFDVDVYKGKELIIAAGGTGLAPVKGVIEYFTNNINNVKSLNVLCGFKSPEDILFKEDIESWRKNIEVILTVDNAKEDYKGNVGLITKYVDKVDIKNIEEANVIIVGPPIMMKFTVQEFLKKGIREENIWVSYERKMCCGVGKCGHCKIDDTYICLDGPVFNYTQAKRLID
- the asrA gene encoding anaerobic sulfite reductase subunit AsrA, producing MGFKMELKDFNYILDKISENYKIYAPKLLKGKGTFSDTDMVRYGEVKTIDEIEFNKKSLFSPKETILPITQTLFYFTEDEVLEPKIDKKNILIFLRSCDIHAVKRLDEIYLKNGYEDIYYKRLREKVKFVLIECEKSFENCFCTSMGTNKTEDYSLFVKRQQDKVLVKCKDEDFLNMFKDFKDEKVEPKFIEENQLEVKIPKILDNSIFQSDFWKEYSSRCIACGRCNTVCGTCACFTMQDIFYKDNKNVGERRRVWSSCQIDGFTTMAGGHEFRKNKGDRMRFKVMHKIHDFNKRFGYHMCVGCGRCDDACPEYISFSNCVNKLNAEIGEEN